In the Chroococcidiopsis sp. SAG 2025 genome, one interval contains:
- a CDS encoding NAD-dependent epimerase/dehydratase family protein, producing MKILVIGGTNFIGPPVVRQLSAMGHEVTVFHRGKTTAELPNGIRHLLGDRSDLTQMKSEFERLSPQVVIDMFPYTEADAIALMNVFQNIAERVVAISSMDVYRAYTVFLQIESTPVESVPLTENSALRQQLHLFREMAERPLNAPADYEKILVERVVMNYPDLPGTIVRLPMVYGTQDPLNRLFSYLKRMDENRPAIVLPESIAQWRGSYGYVENVAYAIALAATNERAKGRIYHVADAEVLTEAERLNRVGRVAGWQGKIVTVAREHLPTDWNLPYNTAQHWLVDTTNIRQELGYSEVVPLEKALKTTIDWQRSHPPTEISPWTGKELLDYATEDKILKSI from the coding sequence ATGAAAATCTTAGTTATCGGAGGAACGAATTTTATTGGTCCTCCCGTAGTCAGGCAATTGTCCGCAATGGGACATGAAGTCACCGTTTTCCATCGGGGAAAAACAACAGCAGAGTTACCCAACGGTATACGACATTTACTCGGAGATCGCTCCGATCTTACCCAGATGAAAAGCGAATTCGAGCGTCTTTCGCCTCAAGTTGTCATCGATATGTTTCCCTATACTGAGGCAGATGCGATCGCGCTAATGAATGTATTTCAGAATATTGCAGAGCGCGTTGTTGCTATTAGCAGTATGGATGTCTATCGCGCTTATACAGTATTTCTGCAAATTGAATCAACTCCAGTTGAGTCGGTTCCCCTAACTGAAAATTCAGCCTTGCGCCAGCAACTACATTTATTTCGGGAAATGGCTGAAAGACCGCTGAACGCTCCGGCAGATTATGAAAAGATTTTGGTCGAACGGGTAGTGATGAATTATCCCGATTTACCTGGTACAATTGTACGGTTGCCAATGGTTTACGGGACGCAAGATCCTCTCAACCGTCTATTTTCCTACTTAAAGCGAATGGATGAAAACCGTCCGGCGATCGTCTTGCCAGAAAGCATAGCTCAATGGCGCGGTTCCTATGGGTATGTAGAGAATGTTGCTTACGCGATCGCTTTGGCAGCTACAAACGAACGTGCTAAGGGACGCATTTATCATGTTGCAGATGCAGAAGTTTTAACCGAGGCAGAAAGACTGAACAGAGTTGGACGAGTCGCAGGCTGGCAAGGCAAGATTGTTACTGTCGCCAGAGAACATTTACCTACAGACTGGAACCTACCATACAACACGGCTCAACACTGGCTGGTAGATACCACTAACATTCGGCAAGAACTCGGTTATAGCGAAGTTGTCCCACTAGAGAAGGCGCTAAAAACAACAATTGACTGGCAGCGATCGCATCCACCAACAGAAATTTCTCCGTGGACTGGAAAAGAATTACTAGACTATGCTACTGAAGATAAAATTTTGAAAAGTATTTAA
- a CDS encoding ATP-dependent Clp protease proteolytic subunit, with protein sequence MSFFERSHISFFSQISDSRELDFDIYSGLLARRVIFLKGDITEEIANSIVAQMLFLDAEDSGRDIFLYINSSGGSVTAALTIYDTMTQIRADICTVCIGTAKGMAAFLLSSGTKGKRSALPNARIAIAQPLGNIQGPTSDIEVAAREIAHLRETVNRLLAANTGQSIEQIKFDTERDFYLDAEAAKNYGSIDCIIQKNPA encoded by the coding sequence ATGAGTTTTTTTGAGCGATCGCATATTTCTTTTTTTTCTCAAATTTCAGATAGTCGAGAGTTGGATTTCGATATCTACTCTGGCTTGTTAGCTAGAAGAGTTATCTTTTTGAAGGGTGACATTACAGAAGAAATAGCTAATTCAATTGTGGCACAGATGCTATTTCTCGATGCGGAAGATTCAGGACGGGATATTTTTCTATATATTAATAGTTCAGGTGGTTCAGTTACGGCTGCATTGACTATTTACGATACAATGACTCAAATTCGCGCCGATATTTGTACTGTCTGTATCGGCACAGCAAAGGGAATGGCTGCTTTCTTACTTTCTTCCGGCACTAAAGGGAAAAGATCGGCTTTACCAAATGCCCGAATTGCGATCGCACAGCCATTAGGTAACATTCAAGGACCAACTAGCGATATTGAAGTCGCAGCTAGAGAAATTGCGCATTTAAGAGAAACAGTTAATCGCCTACTCGCTGCTAATACTGGTCAGTCAATAGAACAAATCAAATTCGATACAGAACGAGACTTTTATCTCGACGCTGAAGCAGCAAAAAATTATGGATCGATCGATTGTATCATTCAAAAAAACCCTGCGTAA
- a CDS encoding ABC transporter permease: protein MSARYVAGASFQLGDRLDSIVIGYVLWSLVLFVMGNVANRIQYEAQTGTLEQLFLSQFGAVKVFLIRSLAAITLQLAFVLSILLTIMLLTGSRLDFPPVLILPLMTVLMGANGIAFIIGALALLFKQVSQLQVIFQFGLLFLLATPIEASTGLARVLANLLPIAPSAGILRALMARGESLNLTYIEIAFINGVVYFALGIGLFRLAERQAKKRGILGGY from the coding sequence TTGAGCGCTCGTTATGTTGCTGGGGCGAGTTTTCAATTAGGCGATCGCCTCGATTCAATAGTTATTGGCTACGTGCTTTGGAGCTTAGTTTTATTTGTTATGGGCAACGTTGCTAATAGAATTCAGTACGAAGCTCAAACTGGCACGCTCGAACAACTTTTTTTATCTCAATTCGGGGCAGTCAAAGTATTTTTAATTCGATCGCTAGCAGCGATAACGTTGCAATTAGCTTTTGTTTTGAGCATTTTATTAACTATAATGCTCTTAACTGGCAGCCGTCTCGATTTTCCTCCAGTTTTGATTTTACCTCTCATGACTGTATTAATGGGAGCGAATGGAATTGCTTTTATAATTGGAGCTTTAGCTTTATTATTTAAGCAAGTAAGCCAATTACAAGTCATATTTCAATTTGGCTTATTATTTCTCCTAGCTACTCCCATAGAAGCATCGACGGGATTGGCACGGGTTTTAGCAAATTTATTACCAATCGCTCCCAGTGCAGGAATATTACGAGCTTTGATGGCACGCGGAGAAAGTCTAAATTTAACTTACATAGAGATCGCTTTCATCAATGGAGTCGTATATTTTGCTCTAGGGATAGGACTATTCCGACTAGCAGAACGCCAAGCAAAGAAACGCGGAATTCTAGGCGGATATTGA
- a CDS encoding metalloregulator ArsR/SmtB family transcription factor — MSRPAAGGDIFQAIADPTRRALLDRLRDGEQPVKQLAQPFAMSLPAISQHLQVLCEVGLVTQRREGRQRLYQLNPAPLKQVSEWVSHYEQFWQEKLAALGAYLEDNPCSED, encoded by the coding sequence ATGAGTAGACCCGCGGCGGGTGGAGATATTTTTCAGGCGATCGCCGATCCAACGCGACGAGCGTTGCTGGATCGGTTGCGTGACGGCGAACAACCAGTCAAACAACTGGCTCAACCTTTTGCCATGTCTCTACCTGCCATCTCTCAGCATTTGCAGGTGTTGTGTGAAGTAGGCTTAGTTACCCAACGGCGGGAAGGAAGGCAGCGCCTCTATCAGTTAAATCCTGCACCTTTAAAACAGGTGTCGGAGTGGGTGTCGCATTACGAACAGTTCTGGCAAGAGAAATTAGCCGCTCTCGGTGCATATTTGGAGGATAACCCATGCTCAGAGGATTAA
- a CDS encoding sulfite oxidase: protein MTEDDLLVEKVYQQARADEFAWQKAKTLGMSRKKFLQFMTVGAGIAIGSGLPRLRLEEPALAAGEVVKPVPPELFYDYKGIQQEMRWEAMYDRGYLVPNELFYVRNHTATPKIDRKTWRLRVEGSGVSRPREFTYDELLSLPSVSVIRALECTGNGRSFFESVQGKKADGAPWKLGAIGVAEWTGVPLREVLQLAGVKRTAKDVMPEGLDEKKVRRPMSLAKALEEDTLLVYAMNGQTLPADHGFPIRAFVPGWLGAASIKWVGRIEVSEKPLFSTWNTESYVLIGSDYQPNPPAKGTIITAQNIKSAFELAWDAKMPAGEHLLRGRSWSAGGKIAKVEVSLDGGKTWQAARLREPNLDGAWVRWDVDWNARPGKYQLQAKATDTKGNTQPASVPFNAKGYLYNAVVSHPVTIS from the coding sequence ATGACAGAAGACGATCTGCTAGTCGAAAAAGTTTACCAGCAAGCTAGAGCCGATGAATTTGCCTGGCAGAAAGCGAAAACTTTAGGTATGTCGCGCAAGAAATTCCTGCAATTTATGACTGTCGGTGCGGGAATAGCAATTGGTAGCGGTTTACCACGCTTACGGCTAGAAGAACCTGCTCTAGCTGCTGGGGAGGTAGTTAAACCAGTTCCTCCAGAACTTTTTTACGATTACAAAGGCATTCAACAAGAAATGCGTTGGGAAGCCATGTACGACCGAGGCTATCTAGTTCCCAACGAGCTGTTCTACGTCCGCAACCACACGGCTACCCCTAAAATCGACCGGAAGACGTGGCGCTTGCGGGTTGAAGGATCTGGAGTGTCTCGTCCGAGAGAGTTTACTTATGACGAACTCCTTTCTCTGCCCTCAGTCTCAGTGATTCGAGCGCTAGAGTGCACTGGTAACGGTCGCAGCTTTTTTGAATCCGTCCAGGGAAAAAAAGCTGATGGAGCGCCGTGGAAACTGGGCGCAATCGGTGTAGCAGAATGGACGGGCGTACCTCTGCGGGAGGTTCTGCAACTCGCAGGAGTCAAACGCACCGCAAAAGACGTAATGCCAGAAGGATTAGACGAAAAGAAAGTTCGCCGTCCGATGTCCCTGGCAAAGGCATTAGAGGAAGATACATTGCTCGTCTATGCGATGAACGGGCAAACTCTACCAGCCGACCACGGTTTCCCCATCCGTGCCTTCGTTCCAGGCTGGCTGGGTGCGGCTAGTATTAAATGGGTAGGGCGGATTGAAGTTTCAGAAAAACCTCTGTTTTCCACTTGGAACACGGAAAGTTATGTCTTAATCGGCTCCGACTATCAACCCAATCCCCCTGCTAAAGGCACGATTATCACGGCGCAAAATATCAAAAGTGCTTTCGAGCTAGCTTGGGATGCCAAGATGCCCGCAGGAGAACATTTATTACGAGGGCGTTCTTGGTCTGCTGGCGGTAAAATTGCCAAAGTTGAGGTAAGCCTTGATGGTGGCAAAACCTGGCAAGCGGCACGACTCCGAGAGCCTAACCTTGATGGAGCTTGGGTGAGATGGGATGTAGATTGGAATGCTCGTCCTGGTAAATATCAGCTTCAGGCAAAGGCTACAGATACTAAAGGCAATACCCAACCAGCTTCAGTGCCTTTCAATGCTAAAGGCTATTTGTACAATGCGGTTGTCAGCCATCCCGTGACCATAAGTTGA
- a CDS encoding SRPBCC domain-containing protein translates to MLRGLKTKVFYPYSPQQVWRGLTERRSLAAWLMENDFEPQIGHKFQFRTHSLPGLDGVIRCEVREIDAPKRLSYTWQDSYMSQPSIVIWTLTPVDGGTQLQLEHRELSYATPQLQEVRICNQRSRSPLTPLNKGGLDVPFSRGLGDLNAVPQAVEAIAPSCTFSSTHIGVFQISASVIFHSVLNGAWNDKLDRQLPNVLASFF, encoded by the coding sequence ATGCTCAGAGGATTAAAGACCAAAGTTTTCTATCCTTACTCGCCGCAGCAAGTCTGGCGGGGACTCACCGAGAGGCGATCGCTTGCCGCATGGTTGATGGAGAATGATTTTGAACCGCAAATCGGTCATAAGTTTCAATTTCGCACCCATTCCCTACCAGGTTTAGATGGTGTCATCCGCTGCGAAGTGCGGGAAATTGACGCACCAAAACGACTTTCTTATACTTGGCAGGATAGTTATATGAGTCAGCCTTCAATTGTAATTTGGACGCTGACACCTGTTGATGGCGGGACGCAACTTCAGCTAGAACACCGCGAGTTGAGTTACGCAACACCTCAGTTACAGGAGGTACGCATTTGTAACCAGAGATCTCGATCCCCCCTAACCCCCCTTAACAAGGGGGGGTTAGATGTCCCCTTTTCAAGGGGGTTGGGGGATCTCAATGCAGTGCCTCAAGCTGTAGAGGCGATCGCACCAAGTTGTACGTTTTCATCTACGCATATTGGTGTTTTTCAAATTTCCGCAAGTGTCATTTTCCATTCTGTGTTGAATGGTGCTTGGAATGACAAGCTCGATCGACAATTGCCTAATGTTTTGGCAAGCTTTTTTTGA
- a CDS encoding response regulator encodes MDTERVKVLLVDDDEDDYVLTRDWLAAAQGTTFDLDWVSSYDEAIETIAQCQHDIYLLDYRLGDRNGLELLQAAVAEGCAAPIILLTGKGDREIDIEAMKAGAADYLEKTQLSAPLLERSIRYALERQHTQQQIRAQAELLDVATDAIIVRSLDDKVLYWNKGAERLYGWQAQEAIGQNPNWLIYNESLVDQLLEIHSALKQTDTWQGELHQVTKNEKPIVVYSRWTLVRDRHAQPKSILVVNTDITEKKLLEAQFLRAQRLESIGTLASGIAHDLNNVLAPILMTAQLLESQMHDERSQRLLPIVITNAKRGAALVKQVLSFARGLEGTYTNLQIKHLISEIRQVAKQTFPKSIEIQTNIASNLWSVSGDATQLHQVLMNLCVNARDAMPNGGVLTISAENFTADEHYARMNLEAKAGSYIVVTVRDTGQGMSLETQERIFEPFFTTKELGKGTGLGLSTVMGIVKGHNGFIQVWSELGRGTEFQIYLPAVAVVEYYRQTEQDTPYGNGELILVVDDEAGVREATKTSLETFNYKVVTASDGIEAIATYAEHRDRIDLILIDMLMPAMDGITTIRTIQKLNPQTKIIATSGLAAQDKFHGMTDIEVKAFLAKPYTAQELLQTMKQVLCSQPSYC; translated from the coding sequence ATGGACACTGAGCGAGTCAAAGTACTTTTAGTTGATGACGACGAGGATGATTATGTTTTGACGCGGGACTGGTTGGCAGCAGCTCAAGGCACGACATTCGATTTAGACTGGGTAAGTTCTTATGACGAGGCAATCGAGACGATCGCCCAGTGTCAACATGACATTTACTTGCTCGACTACCGTTTGGGCGATCGCAATGGTTTAGAATTGCTTCAAGCTGCTGTAGCTGAAGGTTGTGCCGCACCCATCATTTTACTCACGGGCAAAGGCGATCGCGAAATCGATATCGAAGCGATGAAGGCAGGAGCAGCCGACTATCTGGAAAAAACTCAGTTGAGCGCACCTTTACTAGAACGTTCTATTCGCTACGCCCTCGAACGCCAGCACACTCAGCAACAAATCCGCGCCCAAGCCGAATTACTCGATGTCGCCACCGATGCCATTATCGTTAGATCGCTGGATGACAAAGTTTTATATTGGAACAAGGGAGCAGAACGTCTCTACGGTTGGCAAGCACAAGAGGCGATCGGGCAAAATCCTAACTGGTTAATCTACAACGAGAGTCTCGTCGATCAGCTGCTAGAGATTCACTCAGCTTTAAAGCAAACAGACACTTGGCAAGGTGAGTTACATCAAGTCACTAAAAATGAGAAACCAATTGTCGTCTACAGTCGTTGGACCTTAGTACGAGATCGCCACGCTCAGCCTAAGTCTATTCTTGTCGTCAATACTGACATTACTGAGAAAAAACTGTTAGAAGCTCAATTTTTACGCGCTCAACGTTTAGAAAGTATCGGTACTCTTGCCAGTGGCATCGCCCACGACTTAAATAATGTCCTAGCTCCAATTCTGATGACGGCTCAGCTATTGGAATCTCAGATGCACGACGAGCGCAGTCAGCGACTTTTGCCAATCGTGATTACCAATGCCAAACGGGGTGCGGCTCTAGTCAAACAAGTACTCTCTTTTGCACGGGGTTTAGAAGGGACATATACAAACTTACAAATCAAGCATTTAATATCAGAAATTCGCCAAGTTGCCAAACAAACTTTTCCAAAATCAATTGAGATCCAAACTAACATTGCCTCTAATTTGTGGTCTGTCTCTGGGGATGCGACTCAACTGCATCAAGTTTTAATGAATCTCTGCGTCAACGCTCGCGATGCCATGCCCAATGGTGGAGTGTTGACAATTTCTGCCGAAAACTTTACAGCAGACGAACACTACGCCAGGATGAACTTGGAGGCAAAAGCTGGCTCCTACATCGTTGTTACCGTAAGAGATACAGGTCAGGGAATGTCCCTGGAAACCCAGGAAAGAATTTTTGAGCCATTTTTCACGACCAAAGAACTCGGTAAAGGCACGGGACTGGGACTATCCACTGTCATGGGTATTGTCAAAGGTCACAATGGATTTATTCAAGTTTGGAGCGAACTCGGTAGAGGTACGGAATTTCAGATCTACCTGCCAGCAGTGGCAGTTGTAGAATATTATCGGCAGACAGAACAAGACACGCCCTATGGGAACGGCGAGTTGATTTTGGTTGTGGATGATGAAGCTGGCGTGCGCGAGGCGACAAAAACTTCTCTAGAGACTTTTAATTATAAAGTTGTCACTGCTAGTGACGGAATTGAGGCGATCGCCACCTACGCCGAACACCGCGATCGCATAGATTTAATCTTAATTGATATGTTAATGCCTGCAATGGATGGTATTACCACAATTCGTACTATACAAAAACTCAATCCCCAAACTAAAATTATTGCCACTAGTGGTTTAGCCGCTCAAGACAAATTCCATGGAATGACAGACATAGAAGTAAAAGCCTTTTTAGCAAAACCCTACACTGCCCAAGAATTATTGCAAACGATGAAGCAAGTTCTTTGTTCGCAACCAAGTTATTGTTAG
- a CDS encoding ABC transporter ATP-binding protein, with translation MKALEAYNLKKTFRRNQQNVPAVKDVSLTIYPGEILAFLGPNGAGKTTSIKMMAGLIQPDSGSVRIVGKDPQRNASALQNLGAVLEGNRNLYWRLTPEENLEYFGVLKGLTRREARLAGRDLLERFDLLAKRHTPVEQLSRGMQQKLAFAVALVHRPKLLLLDEPTLGLDVEATEDVKILVREIAATGCAILLTTHQLQIAEILSDRIAIIQKGEILAEAPTQKLIQQFSGTAYKIEMEAALDETRMLELETIGLEIESRRFIYIDRPELIYKIFAILQPLPIQSVVKEQANLTEIFLQIVKQGNNIND, from the coding sequence ATGAAAGCCTTAGAAGCGTATAATCTCAAAAAAACTTTCCGTCGGAATCAACAAAATGTACCAGCAGTGAAGGATGTTTCCTTAACCATCTACCCAGGAGAGATATTAGCTTTTCTTGGTCCCAATGGTGCAGGTAAAACAACTAGCATCAAAATGATGGCGGGTTTAATTCAGCCTGATTCTGGTTCGGTGAGAATTGTAGGTAAAGATCCTCAACGCAATGCTTCAGCGTTACAAAACCTGGGTGCAGTTTTAGAAGGGAATCGCAACCTTTACTGGCGATTGACTCCAGAGGAAAATTTAGAATATTTTGGCGTATTAAAAGGACTAACTCGACGCGAAGCACGTCTTGCCGGAAGAGATCTTTTAGAAAGATTTGACTTATTAGCCAAGCGACATACTCCAGTAGAGCAACTTTCACGGGGAATGCAACAGAAATTAGCATTTGCTGTAGCTTTAGTTCATCGTCCTAAACTTTTATTATTAGATGAACCAACTTTAGGATTAGATGTAGAAGCAACTGAGGATGTAAAAATTCTCGTCCGCGAAATTGCTGCTACTGGTTGTGCTATCTTGCTGACAACTCACCAATTACAAATAGCAGAAATTTTATCAGACCGAATTGCTATTATTCAAAAAGGCGAGATTTTGGCAGAAGCACCCACACAAAAATTGATTCAACAATTTTCTGGTACAGCTTACAAGATTGAAATGGAAGCCGCTTTAGATGAAACAAGAATGTTAGAATTAGAAACAATTGGTTTAGAGATTGAATCCAGAAGATTTATTTACATCGATCGCCCGGAATTAATCTATAAAATTTTTGCTATTCTCCAGCCTTTACCAATTCAATCTGTAGTGAAAGAACAAGCTAATTTAACAGAAATATTTTTACAGATTGTGAAACAAGGTAATAATATTAATGATTGA